In Halobacteria archaeon AArc-dxtr1, the genomic stretch TTAACCGTGTACTCCGTCATCGACTCGAACGTATCGTCGTGAGAGATGACGCAGAGCTGCTCGAACACGTCGAGCCGTTCCAGTTGCCGGACGAGATTATTCTTCTTCTCGCTGTCGAGGTTGGCAGTTGGTTCATCGAGGAAGGCGATGTCGAGCGGGCTAACCCGCTCCATGATCGCCAGTCGCACCGCCAGCGCAGCGGCCATTTTCTCACCTCCCGAAAGGTTTCCGAACGGCTTGTGCTGACTGCCGTCCTGAACGACGATTTGGTAGGTCTCGTCCCATGTCAGGCTCTCACGACCGGTCCCCCGAAGCGTCTGGTAGATCTGGTTAGCGCGTTCGCCGATCCGACTGGCGATCAGTTCGCGCATCTTCGGTCCGGCGTCCCGAACGCCATTGCGGACCGTCTTGGCGAACTTGATATCCCGCTCCAACTGCACGTGCGTCTCCTTCCACCGCTCCAGCTGCTCGGCAACTGTTTCGAGCCGCTGGAGTTCGCTACGGAGTTCGTCGAGAGTCTCCCGTGCCTCGTCAAGTCTCGTGTCGAGCTGTGTCTCGCGGCTATCGAGGCAGTCAACTCGGTCGTCCAGTTCGGCGTGCCGATCGGCGTCGAACTCAGCCTTGACCCGCGTCAGTTCACTTTCGGCTGCTCTGCGTTCTCGTTCCGCGGCTTCGATGTCCTTGTATAGCTCGATAACCCGTTCGAGACGGTCGTCCACGCGCTCGGCCTCCGCTTCATTCCGGACGTAGCGATCGTGTGCGTCCTCGGTCTCGTCTTTGATCTCCCGTTGCTCGGCAATCTGTTCGTTGAGGTCACCGAATTCCGTCGCCAGTCGTCGCTCCAGCCGGGCAGCTTCCCAGGAAGTCCGGTACAGCTCTTCACGGGCGTCCTCAATCTGATCAATCGCCTCGCGTTTGTTCTCGTACTCGAACTGAGCCCGTTCGTAGGCCTCATGATCGTCCTCGATTTCGTCCCGTTCGGCACAAAGCTCGTCCAACTGGTCCGCAAGTGGTTCTAGCTTAGCCCGCTCGTCAGTAAGGGACCCGCGTTCTGCCTCGAGTTCGTCGACGGCATCCTCCAACTCGGCGAGCCGATCTCGCGCCGCATCGAGCCCAGCGACTGCCTGCTGAGCCTTCTTCGCCGCGTCGAGCCCTGCCCGGACAGCCGGCAGTCGAGCCTCGGCAGCGGCAATCTCGGCTTCCGCCTCTGTGATTTGTTCCTCAATCGTCTCGACGATTCTGTCTCGGGTGTCGGCGTCCAGCGGCCGGTCGCAGGTCGGACAGGTTTCTCCCTCCTCGTGCTCGTGGTAACCGCCGTCGCTATCCCTGTCGAAATCAACAGCAATCAGACGATCACGCTGGTCTGTCAGGTCCTCTATTTCGGCCTGCCGTGTCTCGATGGTCGCCTCCATATCGGCGCGCATCGAGTCGAGTTCTGGTGCCTCTTCGGCGAACGACCGTCTGTTCTCGAGTTCCGAAATGTGATCACGCTGCTCGGAAACTTTCGCTTCGGCCTCGGGGAAATTCGTGTCGTCGATCTCCGTGATTCGTACGTCGATTTCCTCGATCCGCTCGGCTGCATCTCGTGCCTCCTCTATTTTCTGGTCAAGTTCCTCGTATCGCTCGTGGGACGCTTCAAGCTCGGCCATGCTGTCATCGGCCTCCCGCGCGGCCTCAGCTCGGTCATGAAGATCTTCGTACTCACGCTTAGCCTCGCGGTAGCTATCGACGGCCTTCTCCAGTTCTGCTTCGAGATCATCACGCTCCGCTTCCCGCTCACGTAACTCCGAGAGTCGTTCGTCCGCCTCGCGGAACCGCCGGTGGGAGTCGGCAGTCTCATCGACGACTTTGGCAGCCATCCGGGCGTCTTGAAGATCAGTTCGGGCCGTATCGAGTTGCCCGAGATTCCCCTCGACCCGACTCTCGGCGCTCTCGATGGTTCGATCGAGTTCGTCCCGACGTTGTTTCAGATCGTCCAATTCCGAGAACTCCTCCTTCGCGTCAGCAAGCTTCGACCGGACCCCTTCGAGTTCGTCGCCGAGTTTCTCGACTTCCGTCTCCTGTTCGTCGACGGCCTCCCGCTGCTCTGGGAGATCCTCAACGACCCCCTCGAGCCTGCTAATCCGCTCCTTTGTAGTCTGCTTGCGGGACTCCAGTTCATCGACTGGCTGTTTCAAGTTGTGTGTGCTCTGGGTACTCCACGCCTGTTCGTAGACATCGATACCAAGTAGCGGATCGAACTGCTTTTTCCGTATCCCCTTCCTTGCCCGGAAGTCCGAGAGGAACTGCGTCTGTGGCACTCCTATGCAGTTTTCCCAGAGTGTCGATAAATCGACGTCACCTTCACCGTCTAGCCCGAACGTTCTCCTGAGCCAGTCGACGACTTCTTCCTTCTTGCCGAGCTCAAGTTCCGCGTCGGCGGTCTCGTCGACTACGGAGTAGGTCCCACTCGTTCCCCTCTGGACCGTGTACGTCCGTCCGTCCATCTCGAATCTCACCCAGACTGTCCCCGATGATTCCCCCTCTCGGACGAACTCGTCTTGATTGTATGGTAGTGAGTCGAATAACGCCCACCCGACCGCCTCGGCAACAGTCGATTTACCGGCCCCATTCTCACCGAGGATTGCCGTCACACCCTCGCCGAGTCCGACAGTTGTCTTGTCGTCGTAGCTCTTGATCCGTTCGAGCCGAACATCGGTCAACCGCATTAGTCCTCACCTCTCTCAGCCGCCATTGGAGTGTCGGCTGTCACGTCCTCACCCTCGTGGTCGGGGTCGCCGTCCGTGTCCGAAGTGGTCGCCCGCTGGGCGGCCTCGACGGGGTCGACATTCTCACCCGCCTGGACAGCCGCGAACGTTTCCGCGTCAACCCCGCCCGCATCTGCCCGGTCCGCTACGTCGTCGAACTCGGGGTCGACGGCACCGACGCCATCCGCGAACACTTCCTGACGGCGCCGCTGGAGGTAGTCAGCGACTGACTCGCCACTCGCGCCTTCCTCGATGACCAATTCCTTCGCGCGAGCTAGCACCTCCGCAGTCGCTTCCGGATCCTCGGCGTACGGGGTCTGCTCGGCGACAGTTGTGAACACTTCTCCTTCCAGTACCTCCGTCCTGAGCGTCCCCGTATCGGTGAACACGGCGTCTTCGTCCAGCCCTTCGACGAGGTCAAGGATCTCGGCCGTAGTGACACTCACCTTCGTCTGGACGTGGATCGGGTTGGTTGTGTCGACAATTTTAGACTCTAGGGCATCCACGTCGAGGTCGCGTCGATCGAATTCCAGATGACCTTGGATGCGGAAGTCAATCACTGGGGCACGCGGGGTTCCGTCGCTCGTCGCGTACTCCTCGGCTGAGCAGAAGTCCACCACGTCAGATTGTTCATCGGCGACCGCTTCGTCGAACGCCTCGGCGAGATTGGCCCAGGACTCATAGCCGTCCACGTCCCAGTCGTACGAGTAGAACGGTCGTCGCTTGCTAGTGTGGTGGTGTGGCTCGATACTGTCCCGCTCGATGTCGGTCACGTAGTACCCGAGGTTCCAGCGTGCCTCCTGCGTGTCGTGAGCTTCGAGCGAGCCGGGATTGAAGAACCACGGTTCGTCGGCAGGCCCCTCGTACGGCTTGTGGATGTGCCCGAGCGCGAGGTAATCCACCAATCCCTCGAACTGCTGGAGCGTGGTGTATCGAACGGACGCACCGAGATCCGGGACCTCGTCGACGACACCAAAGTGCGCCATCAGCACAGTGTGTGCCGGCTCGCCGGCCCGGTTGTTCACCGCCTCAATGGCGGTGCGTGCCTGATCGAGTGCCGTATCGATGTACCCGCCCCGATACTCCAATCCGAACACCCGGACAGGGGCATCAAAGGCCGGGACATCGAGATCGACGTATCCGGGAACCGTTCCGTCGACCCCGGTCCCCACATTTTCCTCTGCAGATGCCAGGGAGGGGAAGAGGTCTTCGACGGGCCGTTCGCCGCCACTAACGCCTTCGAAGTCCGGTTGGAGGAGTGTGATCACGTCGCGCTGGTGGAGGTACTCGAGCCACGTCATCGCTCGCCGATTGAGGTTCTGGTCGTGGTTCCCGGGCGAGACCAACACGGGGATATCGTCAGGGACGACCTCGAAGGCCTTCTCAGCGCTTTCGAGGATACTCGGGCGCAGGTCTCGCGAGTGGAACAGGTCACCCGGGATGAGGATGGCGTCGACCTCGTGTTTATTGACGCCCTCTTGCAGTGTCTTCCGGAACGTGAGGAACATGTCGCCCTGTCGTTTTTTGACGTTGTACTGCCGGTGACCGAGGTGTACGTCGGCCGCGTGGAGTAAACGGTAATTCATGATTGGATAATAGAGGCAGCGACTGGATCAGTCGGATCGTACGAAACTATCGAACTGCAACATAGGCTACCAGTTACAAGAGAGATACTTAATCCTCCTGTAACCAAAGTGAAAGTGAACGTTGTCAATTGGTACATAGTCTAAAGTTCGAATCTTGAATTGGTGTCAGAATAGACACTGGAGAATCAGATGTGTTTGCAGTCAACTTCGAAGCGGACTACGAGGCTGGGGACCTGATCATGACTGTTGAAAGAGCAGCCGAGTCCTGAAAATCGACTGCCGCGAGAAGAGGTTTTTCGAGCGCCGGCGATGGGTGCCGGCGCATCACGTAGTGACGCAGTGTGCAGTCGCGTGCGTCGGCAGACGACGGTGAAAACCGATGCATATGGTCATTTACACCCTGATAGAGGAATCGACGCGAGACGACGCAGTGGCCACCGGCAAAGCAGTGTTCGATCGGCTGGTTGGAGCCGATCCGCACGCTGGCGCCGTATTCGACTACTTCGTCACGTTCGATCAAGAAGGCACGACGGTGGCAGGGAAAGCCCGTTGGGGCGACCTCCCAGTTGCAGCGCGCGTAGACTCTGACCAAGGCCAGGAACTCCTGGAGCGCGGTTGGGACGCGACGAAGAGCGAGTTCCAGCGGAATCTTAATCGAGTACAGGAGGCGCTCGACGAGCTTAGCGATGATGAGATAATGCGTGATGAGAACTTCGCCCGGCATGCCTTCCATCAAGTCGGTGCCTACGACGGTCCCTCGATTTTCCTGTACGACGAACACGGTTGCGGGATTCGCCACCGAGGCCAGCTGGATCGCATCGTCGACGAGAGTGACGACCTCTGGATCGTTCCGGCGGACGTCCACTTCTAAAGAGCCCCAGAGATGCCCCCAATCCCAAAATGGACCCGAGAGAGCCGAGTCCCGAGCCTCAAGTACCGGAATACCGAAACCAACGCCCGTGCAGTCCTCCATCGAGCACCCGACTCGTATGTTTACAAGTGGCGTGCGGTGATCCTTGTCGACGACTATCCAGTGTGGTCGCGGGGCGTCGAGACGAAGGAGGTCGATGCACTTCGTGATGAACTCCGAAAACGTCCAAATCCCCGCCTCATATGTCCCGAATGCCTGAATGACAACATCGTTGTCGGCCAGAAGAGTGCTGACGGCGCCAAGGTACAACGGTGGTTCGAGTGTCGAGACTGCGGCTACGAAAGCCCCTCGGCAATCGTCTACGGCGCTGAACGCTGAGGATTTCTGTCCGAGTACAGCGTCCAGCGATCACGCGTTAACCAACGTCTAGCCGACTGAGGTCGAAACTGTTGGTTAATACATACAAGGCCCTCTGCAACTCAGCGACCGCAGCAAGTTTTTCGCCCCCTGAGGGGTGCGGGGGTGCTCAAACGAGTACCTCCAAACAGACTAATGAATAGAACCACCGACTCACAGTCGCTCCAACAAAGACATCAAAGAAGTGACTGCGATGTCGTCTACGTCGGCTACCGTCATCGAGGTCGCGCCATTGTCGAGAAACGGCCCGACCAGGAACTGCTCACACCCGATCGGAGTCTCGAACTGGCGAACCACAGCCTCTCAGGATTTGAATGGGGATATACGGGCAGTGGCCCGGCACAACTCGCGCTCGCCCTTCTGCTCGATCACACCGACGATGCGGGGGTGGCACTTGCGGAGTACATGTCCTTCAAGACCGAGGTGGCGAGCCAGTTGGAGTGTACAGGAGCCGACGGCTGCTGGCGACTCACAGGGCACGAGATCGACGCAACACTTCGCGAGACAATCCATGAACCGGTCGCACCGTCCGTCAACTAACGACTACAGAGAGCAATCCATGTCAAAACACACCCAGCACCCTCGTACAAACGCAGAATCGACGCAAAGCAGTGATCGACAGGTACCAAGCGAGTACGTCGAACGGAGTGACGTCGGCGTCTCACTCACCGTGAAGCTCACTCGCGGCACTGGGACCCGTGATCAGGACAAACTCACAGCCAAAGTAAAGGCGAAAACACTGGAAGAGGCCCGCGAGGACATGGAAGCCCTCCGCAAGTACATCCACGATCTCGCCGAAGACGCTCGCCAGATCCAGCCAGCAGACCCACATAATTAGTAATCCTTTTGAGTGTTGCACAGAATTGTGTAACCATAGGATGTACGAAGTGTGCGGTGAGAAGGAACTCAAGGTCATCCTCGCGCTCGACCCGGGCGATTCCATCTCGGGCGTCGCGCGGAAGATCGACGAGAACCGAGAGACAATCCGCCGCGTCGTGAACCGTATCGAGGAGGCGGGATACGTCGCGTACGATGATGGCCTCCAGCTCGTCGATCAGACAATCCGAGACGCCGGTCTCGAGTTCCTGACGGCATCAGCAGACATCTCACCACCGGCAATTTCAGAGGCGTATGTCCTCCCACAGTTCGCGGGGATGGAGTATGCTTACACTGCGATCGATGCGGTCTACGTCTGGACCCGCGGTGGCTACCAAGTCGCTCGCGACCCAGAGGACTATCCGCTGTTCATCGCCGTCTACGAGTCCGATCTCGACGCCTGGATGGAGTTCTTCGATCGGTTCGGAATCCCGGCTGCGGAGGAGCGCCAGCCCGCTGAAGACCTCGATGGCGCCATCCAGGTCGTTCTGGAGCCGCGGTCACAGATCGAGCCCCAGATGGTCGACGGACGGCCCGTAATCCCGCTTCAGGAAACCGTGACGTTCGCAAACGAGTACTACGCGACCTTCGAGTCGGCACTCGACATGCTCGGTCGGATGTACGACGACGTCGAAACTGACGCGGCCTACCGGATGGAGCCAGCCAGAACATGAGTCAAGAAGACCGCAGTGAAGCACTCATCGAAGTGCTCGAAGAACTGGAGCAGTCTGATATCGGGTTCGTCCTCGTTGGTGGATACGCGATCAGTCAGTTCGAGACGCGGTTCTCGACCGATCTCGACATAGTCATCGCCCCGGACGACTACGACGGAGTCGTTGCCTTTCTCGAAGCGCGCGGCTTCAAACGACAGGCTGATCTCGAAGTTCCCCCGGAAGAGACGATCTATAATCGTGAAATCGAACTCTTCGAGCGCACCGAAGGGCTTCCTCACCCGGTCGGCGTAGACATCCTTGTGAACGGCCTCGGCTGCCGACAGACCGAAGCAGAGTGGTCGTTCGACTATCTTCGCGAGCACAGTTCCCCGACGACGATTTCAGGCGGGACCCAGTCGACAACGGCGCGAGCAGCTGACGGAG encodes the following:
- a CDS encoding SMC family ATPase, which gives rise to MRLTDVRLERIKSYDDKTTVGLGEGVTAILGENGAGKSTVAEAVGWALFDSLPYNQDEFVREGESSGTVWVRFEMDGRTYTVQRGTSGTYSVVDETADAELELGKKEEVVDWLRRTFGLDGEGDVDLSTLWENCIGVPQTQFLSDFRARKGIRKKQFDPLLGIDVYEQAWSTQSTHNLKQPVDELESRKQTTKERISRLEGVVEDLPEQREAVDEQETEVEKLGDELEGVRSKLADAKEEFSELDDLKQRRDELDRTIESAESRVEGNLGQLDTARTDLQDARMAAKVVDETADSHRRFREADERLSELREREAERDDLEAELEKAVDSYREAKREYEDLHDRAEAAREADDSMAELEASHERYEELDQKIEEARDAAERIEEIDVRITEIDDTNFPEAEAKVSEQRDHISELENRRSFAEEAPELDSMRADMEATIETRQAEIEDLTDQRDRLIAVDFDRDSDGGYHEHEEGETCPTCDRPLDADTRDRIVETIEEQITEAEAEIAAAEARLPAVRAGLDAAKKAQQAVAGLDAARDRLAELEDAVDELEAERGSLTDERAKLEPLADQLDELCAERDEIEDDHEAYERAQFEYENKREAIDQIEDAREELYRTSWEAARLERRLATEFGDLNEQIAEQREIKDETEDAHDRYVRNEAEAERVDDRLERVIELYKDIEAAERERRAAESELTRVKAEFDADRHAELDDRVDCLDSRETQLDTRLDEARETLDELRSELQRLETVAEQLERWKETHVQLERDIKFAKTVRNGVRDAGPKMRELIASRIGERANQIYQTLRGTGRESLTWDETYQIVVQDGSQHKPFGNLSGGEKMAAALAVRLAIMERVSPLDIAFLDEPTANLDSEKKNNLVRQLERLDVFEQLCVISHDDTFESMTEYTV
- a CDS encoding metallophosphoesterase; this translates as MNYRLLHAADVHLGHRQYNVKKRQGDMFLTFRKTLQEGVNKHEVDAILIPGDLFHSRDLRPSILESAEKAFEVVPDDIPVLVSPGNHDQNLNRRAMTWLEYLHQRDVITLLQPDFEGVSGGERPVEDLFPSLASAEENVGTGVDGTVPGYVDLDVPAFDAPVRVFGLEYRGGYIDTALDQARTAIEAVNNRAGEPAHTVLMAHFGVVDEVPDLGASVRYTTLQQFEGLVDYLALGHIHKPYEGPADEPWFFNPGSLEAHDTQEARWNLGYYVTDIERDSIEPHHHTSKRRPFYSYDWDVDGYESWANLAEAFDEAVADEQSDVVDFCSAEEYATSDGTPRAPVIDFRIQGHLEFDRRDLDVDALESKIVDTTNPIHVQTKVSVTTAEILDLVEGLDEDAVFTDTGTLRTEVLEGEVFTTVAEQTPYAEDPEATAEVLARAKELVIEEGASGESVADYLQRRRQEVFADGVGAVDPEFDDVADRADAGGVDAETFAAVQAGENVDPVEAAQRATTSDTDGDPDHEGEDVTADTPMAAERGED
- a CDS encoding DUF6166 domain-containing protein gives rise to the protein MNRTTDSQSLQQRHQRSDCDVVYVGYRHRGRAIVEKRPDQELLTPDRSLELANHSLSGFEWGYTGSGPAQLALALLLDHTDDAGVALAEYMSFKTEVASQLECTGADGCWRLTGHEIDATLRETIHEPVAPSVN
- a CDS encoding helix-turn-helix domain containing protein; translation: MYEVCGEKELKVILALDPGDSISGVARKIDENRETIRRVVNRIEEAGYVAYDDGLQLVDQTIRDAGLEFLTASADISPPAISEAYVLPQFAGMEYAYTAIDAVYVWTRGGYQVARDPEDYPLFIAVYESDLDAWMEFFDRFGIPAAEERQPAEDLDGAIQVVLEPRSQIEPQMVDGRPVIPLQETVTFANEYYATFESALDMLGRMYDDVETDAAYRMEPART
- a CDS encoding nucleotidyltransferase family protein — protein: MSQEDRSEALIEVLEELEQSDIGFVLVGGYAISQFETRFSTDLDIVIAPDDYDGVVAFLEARGFKRQADLEVPPEETIYNREIELFERTEGLPHPVGVDILVNGLGCRQTEAEWSFDYLREHSSPTTISGGTQSTTARAADGEVLVAAKLHSGRKTDLADVLAAIPLIDLDIVETHLHRGDADALREQLSDAQTFIEEGGLDHRFKSMFGQSSANAEDIETLLEFLRRQQK